The Actinomycetota bacterium region AGGCAGTGGGCGGAGGTATCGGAGACCGTCGCGCGGGCGGTGTCCGAGGGCCGGGCCGAGCAGGGCATCCTGTTCTGCTGGACGGGCACGGGGTGCTCGATCGCGGCCAACAAGGTCCCAGGGGTGAGGGCGGCGCTGTGCACCGACGCGGAGACCGCGCGCGGGGCCCGCCGCTGGAACGACGCGAACGTGCTCGCCATGAGTCTCCGGCTCGCGACCCCCATCCTCGCCCGGGAGATCGTCGATGCGTGGCTCCAGACCCGGGAGGTCGACCCCGATGAGGTCCCCAACATCGACCGGGTCCGACGGCTGGAGGAGGGAGCGTGAGCCAGCAGGCGGTCGACGCCGGGTTCAACGCCGTCCAGCAGAGGCGCGACGGCGCGGTCGTCTGGTCGAAGCGCGAGCACCGCTACCTCATCTTCTGGCTCACGGTCCACCCGAACGGCGTGGCCGAGTTGACGTGGGAGCTGGCGCTGGGGGAGTACTTCGTCGAGAAGGGGTTCACCTTCTCGGCCCAGGACGAGCTGTCCCTCTT contains the following coding sequences:
- a CDS encoding RpiB/LacA/LacB family sugar-phosphate isomerase, with translation MRVAIGSDERTPTTDAVIEALRERGLELELHGPIAPGDDRQWAEVSETVARAVSEGRAEQGILFCWTGTGCSIAANKVPGVRAALCTDAETARGARRWNDANVLAMSLRLATPILAREIVDAWLQTREVDPDEVPNIDRVRRLEEGA